From the genome of Glycine soja cultivar W05 chromosome 14, ASM419377v2, whole genome shotgun sequence:
TGTGGACATTTTACAGTATCTACTTAGGACCCTTCAGCAACTGAGGAGTGAAAATGACATAGCTCTTCAATTGGCTAAGTTCGtataaatctttaaaatttcttttaattatcattttctaAAGCATTTTGGATGATCTAAtagtattaatttttgtttattctttCCTACTGCTCCAAACAAGTCCGGGAGACATTAACTCTGAGATTGAGGTAAACAAaccatattatattttatgttaaacACTAACTTCTTAATCGGGTTATGTTTATAGCGATGTATATTGATTTATACAACTCATTCTTGTGAAATaagactttatatatatatatatatatatatatatatatatagatattattttattctcatttttacaaaattattgaaatttttttcttaaccagGAACTCCAACAAGAAGTTAATAGGTTACAACAGCAACTTCAAATGGCCGAGGAGCAAATAAGGTTCCTTGACAATAAAATTAGTCcacaattaattttcattttaaaaatattattactgtCCCACATAGTAtttgtttattcttttatttttctcaataattattttaatgctGGAAGGATAAACACAGGTTATATGAACCCGACCCATTAAAGATGTCATCTATGGCGGATCTTGAAAACAGTGAAAAACACCTTGTAGATGTCTTGACACGTGTCATACAAAGAAAGGTTTATAATAATCTATCATTCTTTAGGCAGTAATTCAGTACTTTGTACAAATCTATATTATTTGGAAAACTTGTTTACCGTGGTTGCAGGAATACTTGTTGAGCAACCATCTATCTTCGTATGATCCATCTGGTATTCAGGTAATCgatgaattcaattattaaggaatactttttttttttggaaaagccAAAATTATTAAGGAATATTAACcatttaattttacaataagTAAGTTTAGAATACaaattttatatgatattttttaaacaacgtTGTGTGAACATGtagttataagaaaaatatttaattctaataatttattctatatactgttattctattctttattcattctcaaattaaattaattcttttatataaatttaataattaaaatgtattgacgatataattttttttacacattcaTTTTATCATAATATACAGTCATTAAGTTAATCGAATTTTATAATTGCTATTTCAAGTCATTCTAAGGATGATGTTTGATATCTACGTTAACAATGTACAATTTTTAactgataatatatatttttattatataaaagatttaatttaaatatgttgacaatatattttttttacacaattatctaatatataataagattgttagattttctaataattattttaataataaagaaaatgatttctgtttgatttacaatataaaaatattgttattgcTAAATTCTTAATATTctactattttaattaattaggatgATATAATTATGGCAGGGGATACCGACCTCTTTCGAGAATGTAGGGTGGTTGCAGGATGGGAGTCAGAACCAAGCCCAGATTTTTGATGCATCTGCTCCTTTAGATCCTTTGAGGTTTCAATTTCATGTTTTTATACTTTCTGAATAATGatgatttcttttaataaaattgcaAGCATTTCTCttaaccaaaaaaaacaaatatcatttgaataatattattaatatagtaATAAAATGACCATGATACATATCCAGGGACTTGTCTTCCACCATGTATGGTTCATTTTCCCAAGGGCGAAGTTCAAATGCTGATCCACGAGGCATGGGGGAGTGCCACGTGTCAAATCCAAGTGATGGGAACCTTCAAGCATGGCCTCAAGGGTACACATTGTATCCTCATCATATTCAGCATGACATGGTGGGACCCGACATGCCAGATATGATGCCACATGCGCAAGTGAACCTCCCAATCACTGCCTTGGAACCACCTAAGAATAATGAACCTGTAGAATATGACCAGTCCAAACAACCTCATCATCATTGACTTAATGCTCAATGACACATACCATAATGGCCCATGCTATCACTATTGAGATGCCTAGTCTCATTCTTactcatttttttagttataaaagtGAAGCATGCCAGATGCCCTATTAACGGTATGTGTAAGATTACGTACATGATGATCATGTGCATAGAAACTGTAATTCGGATGGTCCTTGTattaccaaagaaaaaaaaaaatagaatagctATCAAGAAACAACAAGCAatacttttgttcttttttatattcaCTGCACCAAATTTTACTACGACAATAAGGGGTGCTCATGattagttatttaaataatttaatcataacaatataataaccacataaataatcataaccataacattttttttataaccgatcatgattttataaaatcaatttttattttttaaaaactgattatAAAACCAGTTATATATTCAAAACTGGTTACATATATAACTTATTATAACTAAAATATACGAACGAGACTTATCAGCATTTTAGGGGACTTATCAGCAGTTCAAGAAAAGATATATATGGGAGGTTGTTGGGTTTGTGATTATTTGGGTTATATGAAAAAACAGGAACTCTTGTGTATTCCAAACAAAGAAGCAAGAATTGACTGAGATGATGGTTATATGAGAGATTTGTTGAAGGTTTTGTCAGGGAGATGGCTAATTACTAGAGGTGGATTTTCATATCTTTATCATGAgtaaatactaaaatataattttgattctcatattttaaaataaaagtatttaatcTCTTTCTATTTTAACGAATTAAGGATTTTGATCATCAAACTAGTGTTGACTGTTATGTGCATGGACATTGACTTTGACTTGGCCAAACTTTGATCACATGATACAAAATTATTGGTGGAacgaaaaacattattttacaaTAAGATTAATATCCAATTGAAAACAGCAAAAATGCCAGTAGTAAGATTACACATTGCCATTATTATTAGAAGAAGAATAGATTAgttatatttgattattttgctTTGTTATTTCCTCatttaatttcttcaatttGATGTTGAATTTGAGAGTCGTGCTTCAGTTTTCCACCATTTTCCTAGCCTTAAATTGGAATGATTTCTGAAATTTTGTGTTAGAGTTCAATACTTAATCCAGATCGCGACTAAAGAGACAGAGTGCCTTGATTATGCAACGGATTGTTGAGAAATTCAATAATCTTTGCTTTCTTTTTGGCCTAAATTCATTAACCCTTTTGAACTCTGGATTTGACTAGGTTTTAATTAAGTTGTAACATTAAGCCTGATGAACAAGGACGGTTGATAAACACATGTAGATTTATGTTGTTGCTAGAATGTGAATTGTGGAGGCAGTTTTCGAACTCTACACCAATCACTGAAAAATGGGGGTTATGCCCAGGTGGGTTGTGAATGTATGTGGCAACCTGTGTTGCATCTGTCCTGCTCTGCGGGCAAGCTCCAAATAATCGGTGAAATCCAAACGAGTAGCTAACAAAAGCATCAATATTCAAAACCTAACGCACGAAACTAGTGCAAACGATTACACATAAATGCGGTACTTGATGCAAAATCGGAGAAACCTTGcgcaaataaaaataagagaatgtTTGTCCTTGTCGTTATCTTCCACGGCTTCATCTAGTGATTTATCATCGTCGTTGGAGCTAGCAAAGTGAGCCACCACTTCAAGCTCCTCGTCATCCTCCTCGATCTGGTTGTTGGTGGCGTTGGTGTAACAGTACGGTTTCCACAATGTATGATaagtgatttaattaaaatgtaagaaaaattaaattatgtggaGTGAGTGGTTTACAAGTTGTTTAATGGTTAGGTTTCGATGGTATTTGAACTTTACAAGTGTGTTTTAGTTATGCAAAGGGGGTGTGGTTGATAAAGTATAGGGATAAATAGTAAAACCCCAGGCACTCCCAATTTCAAACGTAGGAAGCTTCTTGTTCTCTCTTATTCTCTCATTTCACACTTCTTCCTCTTCAAGTTCATCTTTTCTCTTGAGTGTGAGGTGTGAGTTCCTACATCTTTGGTggcctttttcttcttccttagaGCTTCTTTATATGCCATGGACTGGGTAAGCTTTCCTCCTTTGACCTCCTTGctccatttcttttcttttttcctatcCTTGGAGTGACCCATAATGGGTTTTGATGAGGAAACCTTCATGGGTattgtttttgttgtgttttatgAGTATGATCTGGTGGTGTTGAAGATTGAAGGAAATCCCTTGGTTGAGCTCAAGATCTTCCTTATCTTCTTCCTCTCAAATCTAGATTGGAGATGTTTATAGGTAAGGGAAGCTCGCccttttttccttgttttatgACAATTGTGGACTGTATGGTTTAAATCTTGCATTCTTTTGTAGGGGTTTATTGATTAGAAGCCCAAGGGTTAATTATTGATACATTTATTGTGAGTTTGGATGTTTGGGTAGCCATTAATGGGGttaaaaactcaaatttttaaataacttttgttacaaaattttaagGTTTAGCCGAGTTAAAATTTGTAGCTGAAGTTAAATTTTGATAGAATTGGGTTTGCAAGAATTTAGTTGAGCTAAGATTTTTAACTAAGCTAAAATTCGATAGAATGAGGTTTGCATGAATTTAGCTCAAGCTAAAAATTTTGGGTAAGCTAAATTTTGTGGCTTTAACTAGATTTAGACAGaatgttttatttatctttaaaactTTCTAGAGAGTCTCTAAACCAATTCCAAGTGCATATAATATGATTCTGAGTTTTTATTATTGTGTTAAAGTTTATTAGAAGATGAGATGAAGTGATTCATATTAATAAGCGATTTTGGTGAGACAATGACAAGATTTTTAGGTGGGAAATGCCTTTATTGatgaaatatacatatatatttatataaatttagtgAAGGTTATGAAATTATTGATGAGGTGATGATAAGTAGAATGTGTTTGGGAATTGATGTTGAAATATATTGATTATTAGTCTATGACTATTTCTTTAACTATTGagaacattatattatattgttattgagatatTGATACTTTGAGGAGGTGAATAAATGTCATGGTTGGCATGATGACATATGGTTAATTGTTGAATGAAATATTAATAAGAATATGATATTTTGAGAATTGAAATGGGTTGTTGTTATCGTTGGTACACGGTGTGTGCACAAAAATGTACGGTTGTTGTCGTTAGGTACACTGTGGGCACTTAGTTGGTGCACAGAAATGTACTGTTATTGTCTCTAGTACTTGGTGGGTGCACATAAATATATTGTTGCCGTAGGTAGATGACAGGCGCACAATTGGTGTGCAAACATATAAATAGGCATGTAAGTTGAGGATGCTATGTGGGCTCTCAACCTAGTGTTGGAAGCTTTCATGGTGGCTAACAGGAATGGATCTATAGAATAGATAAGTGGACGAATTCCTATAAATGTATGGTCTTGCAAcacttatttatatttgataaaaccACACTTCCTCCGTAGGGTCAacccaaccccccccccccccctgaATGGTGAGAGTGTGAGTATAAGGGGGACAACTTATTATATTGATTCTCCATGGAATAGATTCAGTATTGATGTCTGAGTTTGGGGTAGGCTAGTTGCCTATTGGAGTATGTCGGTAGTGATGACCATAATCTAGTTGGTTGTTACTGTTTGTCCATTGTGATGATTGAGTATGATGAGAATTTGTGATAGTTGATGTCAACTgtgattttatgtaatttatgatGTTTATAACTCatgattcttcttttcttcaataaCTTGTTTTGGATTATTGCTATTTATATGTTTGTTTTGGTGAGTTTACCTTTGCATGTTGCATGTGTGATTTGCGTCTGTGATGATTTTGTACTCAATGTTCTTCTTGAAGGAATAGTAGATAGAGCGAGCATGAAACATGAAGCTacgttcttctttttcttttttgatgttTTAGTTTCATGTATAGATATGATCAACTTAAGTTTGTATTAACTACATTTTGAAAGAGTTGTATgtaattaaagttttattttcttttagtagGTGAAGTTTATATTCTTTTAGTAGGTGAAGTTCCCTAAGGTATTATGTTGTAAATGCACGGGTTGTATGTTAAGGGTTGAGGGTTGAGTTTAATTTATTGGTTTTgggaattaaaaagaaaaaagttcacgcaatatttttataagtaaattaatgaaagaacttttgaaataaataaaatctaaaccTTAACTAGGATAGTTATGTAATGAATGCGGGTCTTTACAGGTGGGGTTGACCCCGATTACCACAAATGGAAGGACAAAGAAGAATAGGTTCTCAtagacattaattaaaaaaataaatcaataatctCGTGTCACATAATCAAATTTTGGTCAAGTCAAAGTCAATGTCCTTCACTTAGCATACATTAGTAATTGAATGTGAGAATCCAAATcctaaatttgataaaataaagaaactaaatgtctttattttaaaataagaagattAAAATTACGGATTATGAAAAATAGAtggacaaaaattatattttagttatgTGTAAGAGATTTAACCTGTgtcttcacaattttttttaagatattctTGGTGTGAAATTAAAGTATGGATGTTATGGTAACTTGAAATAAGGGACCAGAACCAAGCGGCTATCAGGCACATATGAAATGCCGTAGTGGATGTGTAGTTATTTCTTTGAGGAATTATAAAGCTTTCAAATTCTGAAATTATTTCTATATGTAGTTGGGTAACATAAAAGGTATGTAGGTGCTAATATTTTGGTTGGGCAAGGTTACGAAGGCTTTTAGAACTTTTCACGTGTACCATTTTTTGCCAATTTGGTCATGCCTTGTGGCCTTAGTtgagttttttgttttaataatattcatttGTCTTTGCTTAAACAATTTATTAGataatcagttttgaaaataaaaaaaaaaatgcagattGTTAACTAACTTTCACTAGTTTTTAAGGAGTAAGTTAGCAATTGTAATGATCCTAAATGCCATTACACGAAACACTAAGGCTTTAgcacgaaaaaaaaaaatcatttttagtcCCTTTAAATCTCTTGAATTagtttcattaataaaaatacatataaatttttcaTGAGTACAAACATGTCATGTAAACTCCACCCATAAAAGTCTTCAAGTTGTAAAAGAGATAAAGACGctactaaaaaaatgagttttaatatCGCCTTATTAACATCGGTGATTTGAAAATCGATATCGTTAAACACTTACAATAttgattttcaaataaccgatgttaaaactatatttagtgtgattttaacatcggttatttgaagactgatgttgtaagtgttcaacgacatcgattttcaaataaccgatgttaaaactgaattattttaacattggttatttgaaaaccgatgtcgttaagcacttacaacatcgattttcaaataaccgatgttaaattttaacatcggttatttgaaaatcgatgttgtaagtgcttaacgacatcggttttcaaataaccgatgttaatataaatttttcaaataatcgattttaacaacatcggttattttaattctttaaaaaaattaaccacttGATTAAATAAagctaaatataaataaaaaaatactattctaataaataataataaatatcttaatcttaatatatgaaaaaaattattcacataaattagaatatgcatatttatataagtttttttttatttttatattagatttatcttttaaaataatatttctgatttagttacaatattttttatttatattaagaaattcatGTTATGTATTGTAATATAGATACAAATATTgtcaataaattacataaataaatattttaaaaataaaaaatattctcattttatttaactatatttatttaatatataatttaattcttttagaaaaattaaccacttgatgaaataaagttaaatataaataattttactattctaataaataataaaaatatcttaatcttaatatatgtaaaaaatattattcacatgtgtatatttatataaatttttttattttttatattatatttatcttttaaaataatatttctaatttaatgacaacattttttaattatattaagaaatttatgttatttattgtaatatagataaaaatactgtaaataaatattttaaaaattgaaatagtaTTTCTAAAGGCTTCCGAAACGGAGAATAAAGTAACATTAaatggttttgttttttttttttgttcagccAACAAAAGATGTAACATTAAATGGTGAATCCAATATTAAGAATCAATGGAAGATGTGACGCTTGGAGAATAAAGTAACTCTATAACATTCAAGATATATATGATGTGCATAATGGCGCAATGTATAAAGTACgtacattctgattttgaactgGATATCCACTGCAAGCTATGATCTATGGTCAGCTTTATCTTCACTACAAGATTCATTGACGGTATAGATTCATGAAaatgtttttggaaaaaaattcaaagttaaaattaaagtcAAGTTATAATATACAAGTGAGAGAAAATATATAGataatctaaattttttattaagcatactttttttaaaaaaaatatagatgatctaaaattttattaaacatacttttttaaaaaaaaaatatagataatctcaaattttatattttaaaaatttaccgATGATCTCAAAGTTAATTTTGTAGGGACTATTTATAATCATTCATGAAATTACAcagatataattttgaaattgaaaaaaatagtgTAAAAAGTAATTCTCAAAGGTTATTCTCTTAACGAATTTATCtccttctttcaaaaaaaaaattatcccttcttaattatattttatcaacttttttttttcaatcttttttccACAGGCCAGTGAAGCCCATGAACCCAATACCTAGCAAAAGAGGGGTTTAGGCTTACGGTATTGAACATTACTCTTTTTTCATTCACTTTCCTTAGTTCCACATTGTGTCCCTGCTCCGTTTTAGGGTTGCAATAGCGTTGTTCCTCCTCTACAAGTCGGCGTCGGGTTACGCTCTCTTGGAGGCGCACGGCCCCGACGAAATTGGACACAACACGGAGGCTGTTCGCAACTCCGTTTCAGACCTCAACAGGTTTGGCAAGGTTGTCAAGTGCCGCTCCTTCAACCCCTTCAACTCCTTCAACAGGTTCGCAACTCCGTTTCGGACCTCAACAGGTTGTCATTCAAAGAAAGGCTTTCATTTGACATGATCTTTTAAGTGAAGTAGAGGCTCTTTTTGGCCGTCATGTGTAAAGAAAATATTCTTCGGAATTTTTTCACACTTTTTTTACGATATAACATAATGAGCCAACTCCTTGTCTCTAGTCTCCACACTATggttttgcttatattttactGCACCCCATGCTCCTCTTGTAAGAAAAAATTTCTTAaccaattttgtttcttttggttCACTCATCATTTGTGAAAAAGTAAGTTCTAATGTTGTATAATATTATGAAGATAGgtagttattttcttttgtagtCTTCAATTCTCTCTTGTGtattttatgttataaataattgGAGACTAACAAGTTATTcatcataataattaataaaaaaacatatgctTAACCGGAGGCAATGCTGTTAAATAGCTGCTACAGTGCTATTGCGTAGCAGAATTTCTTGGACTTGCAATTGCGGTTCCCTCCTCTTTCAAGAATGTTTGACAAAGCTATTGTACTTTTACCCCAACTACTATTCTCACTTCAATAATCTTTTCTGCTCTCCCGGGACTCATTGACATCAATGAAGCTTACAAAATATGAAAAGTTGATAAGCTTGATTTTCTTGCTTGTGTTGGAGCCTTCTTCGGTGTGCTCTTTGCGTCAGTGGAAGTTGGTCTGCTAGTGGCTGTAAGTGCACCCACCACTTTTATAGATATTGCTGTCACGTGcaaatacttattattattgaatcgATAGAATTTAATGGAATAaactttcttgtttttatgtaACTGTAATAAGAATTTCAGAAAGATATACAGGTATGTTCAACTATTTATTTCTGGTCC
Proteins encoded in this window:
- the LOC114383311 gene encoding agamous-like MADS-box protein AGL104 — translated: MLAYIQHTLQFIDNNKSSIKNMGRVKLEIKRIENPTNRQVTFSKRRNGLIKKAYELSILCDIDIAVIMFSPSGRLNHFSGRRRIEDVFTRYINLPDQERDNAVSFPELPYRRSIQNKEYLLRTLQQLRSENDIALQLANPGDINSEIEELQQEVNRLQQQLQMAEEQIRLYEPDPLKMSSMADLENSEKHLVDVLTRVIQRKEYLLSNHLSSYDPSGIQGIPTSFENVGWLQDGSQNQAQIFDASAPLDPLRDLSSTMYGSFSQGRSSNADPRGMGECHVSNPSDGNLQAWPQGYTLYPHHIQHDMVGPDMPDMMPHAQVNLPITALEPPKNNEPVEYDQSKQPHHH